Below is a window of Frigoribacterium sp. SL97 DNA.
TCGCGAGGTCGTGGGCGGGGTCGAGCAGGCGGGCGAGGGAGCCACGGGTCAGGGGGTTCTGGCTCGTGCCCTCGCGCGTCACCTCGGCCAGGCGGCTGAGGTCGAAGCGACCCTGCACGAGGAGGTAGACGCTCGCCTGGGTGACGTCGTCCTGGCTGGCGGTGTCCTCGCCGATCCAGGCGACGCGGACGGCCGTGACCGTCTGGCCGAGCTCGGTGGACCAGGTGATGGCCGCACCGCTCGGGAACGCCTGGCCGAGCGGACGCAGGAACCGCGTCGTCGTGCGGTCGGAGGCGGCGTCGCGGACCTCGTCGGTCTTGCCGCGCGCGTAGCTGTAGACGGTGCGCTCGGACCGCTGCCGGCTGTCGTCGCGGGCGGCGCGGTTGAACTCCTGCGGGTTGGGCATGATGACCGCGGCCATCGCGTCGAGCACGGTCGACTTGCCGCGGCCGGTCGGGCCGAGGATGGCGATGCCGCCGCGACCCACGGGCATGCGGTGCAGGCCGGCGTAGCTGCCCCAGTTGAGCAGCTGCACCTGCTCGATGCGGTACTGGCCCGAGTGGAACATGCCGAGGTCGGGCGGGGTGTCGGCGATGCTCATGCCTGGGGTGCTTCCGGGTCGGTGTCGGTGCCGGCGTCGTGCGCGGGCGCGGGCGCGAGGTCGAGGTCGAGGTCGAGGTCGAGGTCGAGCGGGACGGCGGTCGGGTCGGGTTCGGCGTCGGGGGTGTCCTCCACCGTGTCGGCGGGGTCGTCGTCGGTGGGATCGGGTTCGGGCTCGACCTCGACCTCGGGCTCGACGACGTCGGCGTCGGCGTCGACCTCCGCTTCGGCCGCGTCGACGTCAGCGGGGGTGCCGACCTCGTCCCCGTCGGTCGGGTCGCCCTCGACGCCTGCCGCCTCGAGGTACACCCGCTCGAGGTGCGCGAGTCGGTCGGCGGTCATCAGCGGCACGATCGCGGGCGAGACCACGAACAGTTCGGGGTCGTCGGGCTCGGCCGTCAGCAGGTCTCGGGCGACGAGCGCGGCGATCGCGGCGTCGACCCGGCGGCGGGCGCGCACCTCGTCGGAGCCCGAGTCGTCGTGGTACCGACCGAGGAACTCGGCCACGGCGTCCTTCGAGATCACGACCGCCTCGTCTTGCCCGTCCGTGAAGGCGTGCTCCCGGCGGGCGAAGACCATCAGCAGCGAGGCGTCCCGCGACAGCGGCTTCTCGCGGCGCAGCAGCACGGGCACGTCGTCCTCGCCGCCCTGTCGCTTGAAGGCGACCTCGTGGTCGTGGTCGACGACCAGCACCAGGAACAGCTCCTCGAGCCGCGCCCGGATCTCGGGTTCGTGCGCGAGTAGGCCCGCCCAGGCCTCCTGCTGCCGCGCGCGGGACACGAACCGGTGGGTCAGCAGCGTGACGAGCGCCTTGCGTCCGGCCAGCGGTAGCGCGTCCGGGACGCCACCGGCCGCCGCGTCGTCGGCGTCGCCGTCGTCGAAGGCATCGCGGGAGGCGCGCGCCGACTCGTCGGGGGAGGTGGCGGTCGCCTCGGCCGAGGAGGCGCGGGTCGCCTCGTCGACGCCGGTCTCGTCCCAGGGGGCTGCGGGGCTCATGCGAGGTCCTTCGTGCTGGTCGTGCCGGTCGTGGGGTCGGGGGCGTCGGGCTCGACGCCCGGCTCGGCCCCGGGCGGACCCGCGGGACCGCGTCGGAAGACGAGGCGGGGCAGCGTGACCTGCCGACCCGCGCCTCCTGACGTCGTGGGGTCGGCGGGATCGCCGACGAGCTCGACGGTCTCGGTGTCGTCGCCGACGACGCCGCGCTCGAGCGCGAGGTCGAGCATGCTGAGGACGAGCGCGAGGCGGCGGAACCCGGGCTCGGTCGCCTGGTAGACGTCGACGCTCGTGACCTCGTCGCGGTCGACGAGCAGCCGGTCGATCGTCGCCGACACGGCCGCCGTGCTCGTGCCCGAGGTGAGGCGGAGGGCGGCCCGGTCGGCCTCCGGCAGGGACGCGTCGCCGATGGTCACCTGCACGTCGACCGTCGGCCGCGCACGGTCGGTGTGCAGCTGCACCTGGCTGACGTCACGGACGTCGAGCGCCCCGAGGCCGAGCCCGTCGCCGTGCTCGACGGGCAGCATGGCGTGGCCCGGCCGGCGCTCGGCCCAGACGCCGCCCGCGTGAAGCGCCCGGTCGGCGAGGGTGAGCAGGCGCTGCTGCTGGTCGGAGCCCGACCGGCTGAGGAAGCGCCGCAGCGAGGACGTCCACCGGCCGTACGTCTCTTGCACGCTCTGCTCTTCGGCGAGCAGCGACGAGATGAGCGACTCGAGCTGCGTGCGCTGCCGCTCGGTGAGCTGTGCGGCCGCGTCGGGCTGCGCGAGGACCTTCTCGATGTCGGCGCGCATGACGTCGATCCCGCGCGACGACAGCATCTGGGCGAAGCCGCGGTAGGCGCGTCCCTCGGGGGTCTGCTCGAGCAGGTCGTTGTCGCGCAAGTACTGGTCGACGAGCGCGCCCTTGCCGACGTGTTCGGACGAGGCCCGGCGCGCGACCTCGCGGTGCCGCTGCTCGACCATGGCGCCGAGCTGGCGGAAGTCCTCGGGCAGCGACGCGGTCAGACGCACCACCTCGCGGACCTGACGGCGCAGCACGTCGGGAGCGGTGGGTTCGGTGCCGTGCCGCTCGATCTCGGCCTTGCGGCGCTCGAGCTCGGCGATCTGCTCGTCGAGCCGGGAGAGCTGCGACTCGCGGCTGGGGTCGGCGAGGCCCGCGAGCTGCCCGACGGCGTGGGCGATGCTGCCGAGGCGGGCCTCGCTGACGGCGTTGTCGCGCTCGACGAGGTCGCGCACGAGGCGCAGCGCCTTGAGCGCGTGCGGCGACAGGCGGTACTCGGCACGGGCGTCCGGTCCGGAGGCGCGGGTGCGGGTGCGGACGAGCCAACGGCTCTCGACCCAGCTGCGGCAGTACTCGGCCGGGGTGGTCTTCTGCTCGGCGGGGGCCGGCGTGGCGACGGGCGTCGGGGACGCGGGCGGCGCCTCCTCGGGGTCCCGCTCGGTCGTCGCCCGCTCGGACGCCGGGTGCTCGGGGGCGGCCTGCTCGGACGCCGCCTGCTCGAGCGCGACCTGCTCGGACGCGGCCTGCTCGGCGGCGTTCTGCTCGAGGGCGTCGGCGACCTGCCGGTGGAACCAGTCGGCCGACACCGGACCCTCGGCGTGCTCGAGGTGGCGGGAGAAGAGCGGCAGCATCCAGCGGGCGTTGTAGCCGCGGAGCAGGGCCCAGGTGGGGTCGTCTTCGTACGCCGCGCGCACGTCGTCGCGGCTCAGGGCGTCGTCGTGCCCCGACGGGTGGTTCACCAAGCAAGACCTCCGGCAGTCGTCGGACGACGATACCAACTGGTGACGCTCCGCTCGGCGACGGTGTCGCTCCTCGTCCGCAGCGGCCAGGATGGGGGGATGGGGATGGGGATGGGAATGGGAATGGGGATGGGCATCAGGTCGAGGCGGGGCGTCGTGGCGACCGTCGTCGTGGCCGTCCTCGCGCTCGCCGCCGGATGTGCCAGCTCGAGTGACCTGCTCCAACGGTTCGAGTCGCTCATGGACGGTGTCGGTGGCGTGGTCGAGATCGAGACGGCCGGGACCGACTCTCCCCTCGGCGTCGCGGAGGCCCAGGCCACGGTCGTGGTCGAGGACGACCTCTCCGACGACGACCTCGAAGCCGTCGCCGAGCGCATCAGGCCGTTCGTGGCCCGCAACGTCGGTGACTCCTCCGGCTGGCGGTTCGTCGACGTCCGGCGAGGCACCGTCTCGTTCGAGGTGCTCGCCGACGAGGGCGACACGGCGGCCCAGCTCGACCTCGCCCGTCGCGTCGCGGACGACCCGGTCTTCGCCGAGGTGTCCCTCGCCACGCACGCGTTCGGCGAGGACGGGGCGACCGGGGACGACTCCCCTCGGCGAGGGTTCGGGATCACGGTGGTCCCGTCGGAGTCGTCGGACGTCCTCTCGGCCTGGCAGCGGGCACGCTCCCTTCGGGACGCCGCGGCCCAGCTGACCGACGTCGACGTGACGGCGTGGAGCCCGGACACCCGCCGGTTCGTGACCGAGAACGTCTCCGGGTTCCCCTCGGTCCTCGACGATCCCGCGACGTCCGACGTCGTCCTCGACGCCGCCGACCAGGCCCGTCTGCTCGACGCCGTGGTGGCTGCGGATCTCGGGGGCGGGCGGGTCGAGGTCCTGCCGGAGGGCATCCGGGTCGACCTCGACACACCGAGCGTCACGGGTCACCACTCGCGCGACGAGGTGGCGGAGGCGTCCCCGCGAGCGGCACGGATCGCCGGCGTCCTCGTCGGGATGTCCGAGGTACCCGGCACCTCGATCGGCTTCGTCTCGTCACCGGACGAACGGCGAGAGCTCGACGGCGACCTGTCCGCCGCCGAGTCGCTGGTGGACGTCGTCGCGTCCGACACGGTCACCTACTCGGCGATCAGCGCCCGGTCGGTCGAGGTATGGACGTCGGGGCTCGAGGGCGTCGTGCCCGCGATGCAGGCCATCGGTGGTTCCGCGGCCGTGTCCGGGATGGACGAGATCCGCGTCTCGTCCGGTGCAGCCGACCGCAGGGGTCTCTCGTTCTCGGGTCGGCCCGAGGCACTCGCCGTGCTCGCCACCGTCACGGGCGCCATCGTGGCCGCACCCCGGATCGAGGGCGTGGCCGTGACCGCCACGGAAGGCCGCATCAGCATCGAGCTCGACGACGACGACGACGCCGCCGCCACCGACGCCGCCGTGGCGGACGTCGTCGGCGCGGTTCGGACGGCACCGGCCGGGACCGTCGTGACGTTCCGGCGAGACGTGCGCGGGGCGGCCGACCTCGCCACCGAGACGGTCGGCCAGGCCGCGACGGGCGAGTGCTCGACGCTCGCCGACGACGATGCAGCACTGTGCGCGATCGTCCGGTCCGCATGGGGCGTGTGATGGTCGGTGCTGGCACCCCGGGCCCGATGGGTGCACGATCGAACGATGACCTCGCCGATCGACCACGCCGACCCGACACCCGTCGTGCACGTGCTGCACGACAACGCCGGGTGGCTGCCGCCGCTCGTCGCCGCGCTCGACGCCGCGGGGGTGCCCCACCGCGAGCACCTGCTGGACGGGACGTCCTTCGACCTCGCGGCCGCGCCTCCTGAAGGGGTGTTCTGGTCGCGGCTGAGCGGCTCGGCCCACACGCGCGGCCGGGGGACGGCCAAGGAGGTCGCGCGAGCGACCCTGCGCTGGGCCGAACGGCACGGGCGCCGGACCATCAACGGCAGCGGTGTCGTCGAACTCGAGGTGAGCAAGGTGGCGCAGTACCTCGCGCTGGCGTCCGCCGGGTTCGACGTCCCCGCGACGACCGCCGTGTTCGGCACCGCCGACCTCAAGGCCCGGGCACGCGAGCAGAGACTGCCGTTCATCACGAAGCACAACCAGGGCGGCAAGGGCCTCGGTGTGCGGCGCTTCGACGATCTCGACTCGTTCGACGCGTACGTCGACGGCCCCGACTTCGAGGTGCCGGTCGACGGGATCACCTTGCTGCAGGAGTTCCTGCAGGCCGAGGAGCCCTTCAACACGCGCGTCGAGTTCGTCGGCGGGCGCTTCGTCTACGCGGTGCGCGTCGACACCTCGGCCGGCAGCTTCGAGTTGTGCCCCGCCGACGCGTGCGTCGTGCCCGACGGTGCCGACCCGGCCACGTTCGCGCCGTTCGCGGTGCGCCCGTCGGTCACCGCGGAGCACCCGCTCGTACGGGGACTCGAGGCTTTCGTCGCCGAGCACGGCATCGAGGTCGCCGGCATCGAGTTCATCGAGACCGTCGACGGCCGCTTCGTGCCCTACGACGTCAACACGAACACCAACTACAACCCGGACGTCGAGCGGTCGTCGTCGGTGTCGGCCGCCGCGACGCTCGCCGCGTGGCTGGGCGAGGTGTTGGCGGCGGAGTACGCCGCGACCCCGGCCTAGCGCCGTTCACGTCGACACCGCCGGGCTCCGTCGACGACGTCATCCAGCCACGGTACCGACCCGGGGCCGCGCGTCACCCCGGGCCGTGGGTGAGCCGTCCCTGGTGCCCGCCCGGGGTGAGCACCGATCGAGTGGGCAGAAATGGTCCTTCGTCGGGCCGGGAAGGACCGTTTCTGCCCACTCGACGAGCACGACCCGAGCGGACGTCGAACGGGGTCAGCGGCGTGCAGGAGGCGCAGGAGGCGCGGGCGGCGCCGGCGACGTCGCGAACGCGACGGCCGCGAGGCCGGTCAGCACGACCGCACCGATCGTCACGGGTGCGAGCGGCCCGGCGAACGCCGCCGCGAGCCCCTGCGTCGTGCCGAGGCCGACGACGAGCTGGCCGATCACCAGCAGCACGAGGCCGAACGCGGCACCCAGCAGGCTCACCCGGGCCAGGTCGTGCAGTCGGCGGGAGTCGTCGGCGAGGCGGCGCGTTCCCGGCGTTCCCGGCAGGCCGGCCGAGAGCCGACGTCTCATCCGGACGAAGAGCACGAGCGCGACGACCGACAGCAGCAACGGGATCGCGCTGCCGATCGTGAGGGCGGTCTGCACGACGCCGAACAGCGCGTCGGTGCCACCGGGGGAGGGCGGGGTGCTCATCGGACTCCGTTCGGCGGGGACGGTGGGTTCACGGGCGAGTCCGTGGTGGACG
It encodes the following:
- a CDS encoding DUF3375 family protein codes for the protein MNHPSGHDDALSRDDVRAAYEDDPTWALLRGYNARWMLPLFSRHLEHAEGPVSADWFHRQVADALEQNAAEQAASEQVALEQAASEQAAPEHPASERATTERDPEEAPPASPTPVATPAPAEQKTTPAEYCRSWVESRWLVRTRTRASGPDARAEYRLSPHALKALRLVRDLVERDNAVSEARLGSIAHAVGQLAGLADPSRESQLSRLDEQIAELERRKAEIERHGTEPTAPDVLRRQVREVVRLTASLPEDFRQLGAMVEQRHREVARRASSEHVGKGALVDQYLRDNDLLEQTPEGRAYRGFAQMLSSRGIDVMRADIEKVLAQPDAAAQLTERQRTQLESLISSLLAEEQSVQETYGRWTSSLRRFLSRSGSDQQQRLLTLADRALHAGGVWAERRPGHAMLPVEHGDGLGLGALDVRDVSQVQLHTDRARPTVDVQVTIGDASLPEADRAALRLTSGTSTAAVSATIDRLLVDRDEVTSVDVYQATEPGFRRLALVLSMLDLALERGVVGDDTETVELVGDPADPTTSGGAGRQVTLPRLVFRRGPAGPPGAEPGVEPDAPDPTTGTTSTKDLA
- a CDS encoding DUF4194 domain-containing protein; the protein is MSPAAPWDETGVDEATRASSAEATATSPDESARASRDAFDDGDADDAAAGGVPDALPLAGRKALVTLLTHRFVSRARQQEAWAGLLAHEPEIRARLEELFLVLVVDHDHEVAFKRQGGEDDVPVLLRREKPLSRDASLLMVFARREHAFTDGQDEAVVISKDAVAEFLGRYHDDSGSDEVRARRRVDAAIAALVARDLLTAEPDDPELFVVSPAIVPLMTADRLAHLERVYLEAAGVEGDPTDGDEVGTPADVDAAEAEVDADADVVEPEVEVEPEPDPTDDDPADTVEDTPDAEPDPTAVPLDLDLDLDLDLAPAPAHDAGTDTDPEAPQA
- a CDS encoding ATP-grasp domain-containing protein: MTSPIDHADPTPVVHVLHDNAGWLPPLVAALDAAGVPHREHLLDGTSFDLAAAPPEGVFWSRLSGSAHTRGRGTAKEVARATLRWAERHGRRTINGSGVVELEVSKVAQYLALASAGFDVPATTAVFGTADLKARAREQRLPFITKHNQGGKGLGVRRFDDLDSFDAYVDGPDFEVPVDGITLLQEFLQAEEPFNTRVEFVGGRFVYAVRVDTSAGSFELCPADACVVPDGADPATFAPFAVRPSVTAEHPLVRGLEAFVAEHGIEVAGIEFIETVDGRFVPYDVNTNTNYNPDVERSSSVSAAATLAAWLGEVLAAEYAATPA